A segment of the Cricetulus griseus strain 17A/GY chromosome 6, alternate assembly CriGri-PICRH-1.0, whole genome shotgun sequence genome:
AGACCTCACCCTTCTTGGAGAACAGATAGGGGTTGGGATAGGCGGTGGAGGgccaggggatgaggggagggagagggacctgggattgacatataaaagaagcttgtttctaatttaaaattggtctaattacaattataaaattaaaataaattttaaaaagcctgtGTCTGGGGAAGGTTATAGGTCTTACTAGGGAAACAGCTATTCCTGCAAAAGGACATGATATGCCTGTcaaattgtcttttaaataattatgtttattatattaaattaatttaaattatattaaataattatgtttatgcATGTAGAAAAAGATACATTTTCAGGTTATGTCAGAGTAGCTAAATTTTGTAATGACCATTGGTGAATGCACAAATGCATAGCTGGGAAAATAATGAGAAGAAATAATATGATTGACTAATGGTAATAGGGATGTAGTTGTTATCACATCTAAGACTCAGAAACATTACAAATGAGGAAGGGGATGAATGCAAGAAATTGGTAAAGAGTAGAGGTGTTTGAAATGTTGACTTCTGGGCATAGTAGGGCTGTTACTCACAACTCACAACTGCTATGATTATCTTCATAAGATCTATAATCAACAGGGCTCACCAAAATTTTTTTGGAAGAGGTTCTTCTTAGAGTGCTCACAACTTCCTGGGGATTTAACCATGacaagaacagataaggaatGGAGAGACACTTTATTCAGTGTTGTAGCCACTGACAAAATGTTATAGTCCTGTAAGCAACCCTAATAAATCTCACTGGGTCACAAAAGAGAGGATGAAAGTAGAAGTGAAGTGAGTTAGGAAGTTGAAGGGGATAAGGAGGTGTGGTAGTTTGGCAAGAGAACACAGCAGGGAGTGAATATATAATCTAGTAATTTATCCACATGTATTAAATGAAAACTAACcgttatgtataattaatatacacTAATAAAACGCTAGAAATAATCTTGACAAGATAATGGAGAGAAGTGAATGTTAGTTAGTACAGCCATAATAAAAGACATTaaggaggtttctcagaaaactaacaAATATCATATAATTCGACTATCACTTTTCTGAATTTATATATGTTatacacacccacaaacataTTTGGATTCCCATGTTTATGAAAATTTAATCAAAGTATACATTATGTGAATTCATGGTAAGTGTACTTTGACTggtgaataaataaattgttcTTTGTGGCTAGAGTTAAGGGCATTTATGCAGTAAAAGACCTAGGtaccacatagtggttcacaaccatcagtaactccagttccagaggatttgatgccctctttttGCATCCATAGGCACTGAATGCATGCAAAGAATACAGTCTCCAAGACActggcaaaacacttatacacagaataaaaataaattaatcttttaaaagtagTTGAATTATATAAAATGGATTTTATTTACCCATAAAGATTATGAATAAACTTTAAAGTGTAGTTTAAAGCATCAGTGATAAGTCTTGAGAGgattatattaaattaaaatgtaaaaaagaaaaatagttacaTAGATTATTTACTATTTGAGTGTATTGAACACACTCAAAGTAACTTTTATACTTTGGAATTATTTAGGATATTTTCCTAAAATGCAGAAGTTGATCACTCAGTCTCCTCATTGCCACCTTCATGTCTTTGTTCCTCAGAGTGTAAATAGCAGGGTTCAGTATGGGTGTAATCAAGAAGTCCAGAATAGCAAGAAACTTATCCACTGGTACAGTAGGAAATGGCCACACGTAAATGAAGATGCATGGTCCAAAGAACAAAACCACCACAGAGATGTGAGCAGAAAGAGTAGAGAGTGCCTTGGACAAGTCACCTGATGAATGCTTCCACACAGTGCACAGGATAACAATGTAGGAAACAGTTAATAATAAGAAGGTGCCAATGGAAATAATGCCACTGTTGGCAGCAACCATGAACTCCATTCTGTCGTTGTCCTTGCATGCCAGTTTGATAAACCTAGGAAGATCACAGTAAAAACTATCTATCTTATTAGAACCACAAAAACTCAAATGAATTACAAAAGCTAATTGGGCCACTGAATGCAGGAACCCAATAACCCAAGAACCAGACAGAAGCAAAAGGCACATCCGTGGACTCATGATGCTCAGGTAGTGGAGAGGCTTGCAAATGGCCACATATCTGTCCCAGGCCATGGCTATCAGGAGCACCATCTCAGATCCCCCCAGGACATGAAGGACAAATATCTGGAAGACACATCCCCAGAAAGAAATGGTATTGTGCCCAGAGTACAGGTCAGAAATCATTTTGGGAACAGTTAAGGTGGAAagacataaatcaataaatgagaGGTTTCCCAAAAGAAAGTACATAGGGAAATGTAAATGTGGGTCAAAGGCGACTGTAAGTACAACAAGGGTGTTTCCCAGAACAATGGCTACATAAAACACCATAGAGAAGGCAAGGAAGAAATGCTGTATCAGTCCAGATGTTGAAAGTCCCAGAAACACAAACTCAGACACCTCTGTgtaatttatttcattcattaaCCGTCGTTATAGTTCctgaaataaacaggaaaaataaaaattataaaggaatgtacaataaatttaaattaagcaACAGCTGATATCAGTGAAAAAACTTCACCTTCATATAGCAAACTCCTTTGAAAATGTACTTGCTCATTCATTTAACAAGTGTTCAATAACTG
Coding sequences within it:
- the LOC100755906 gene encoding olfactory receptor 4F15 — protein: MNEINYTEVSEFVFLGLSTSGLIQHFFLAFSMVFYVAIVLGNTLVVLTVAFDPHLHFPMYFLLGNLSFIDLCLSTLTVPKMISDLYSGHNTISFWGCVFQIFVLHVLGGSEMVLLIAMAWDRYVAICKPLHYLSIMSPRMCLLLLSGSWVIGFLHSVAQLAFVIHLSFCGSNKIDSFYCDLPRFIKLACKDNDRMEFMVAANSGIISIGTFLLLTVSYIVILCTVWKHSSGDLSKALSTLSAHISVVVLFFGPCIFIYVWPFPTVPVDKFLAILDFLITPILNPAIYTLRNKDMKVAMRRLSDQLLHFRKIS